The Corynebacterium mycetoides genome includes the window GCAACTGTCGCAGCGTTTGAAGTACCTGGCATCCCGCGGCGCGTTCGACATCGAGGCGCTCGGGGAGAAGGGTGCGATTGACCTCATCGACTCGGGCGTGCTCGTCGACGAGGGTGACCTGTTCGACCTAACCGAGGAAGACCTCAAAAAGTCCAGCGCCTACACCACCAAGGCGGGAAACGTCAACGCCGCGGGCAAGAAGCTACTGGCCAACCTGGACACCGCGCGCGAGCGCGAACTGTGGCGTGTGCTGGTTGCGCTCTCGATCCGCCACGTTGGGCCCACCGCCGCCCGCGCGCTCGCAGCGCGCTACGCCTCAATGCAGGCGCTTATCGACGCCCCTGTAGCCGACCTCGCCGATACCGACGGCGTGGGGTTGGTTATCGCGCAGTCCTTCAAGGACTGGTTTACGGTGGACTGGCACCGCGACATCGTGGACAAGTGGGCTAAGGCCGGGGTGCGCATGGTCGACGACACCTCCGATGCCGCCCCGCAGACCCTCGAGGGACTTACCGTCGTGGTGACGGGAACCCTGGAGAACTTCTCCCGCGACGAGGCGAAGGAGGCGATCCTGTCACGCGGCGGGAAGGCGGCCGGCTCGGTGTCGAAGAAGACCAGTTACGTCGTGGTGGGAGAAAACGCGGGATCGAAGGAGGACAAGGCGCGCGAGCTTGGCGTTCCCATCCTCAACGAGGAGCAGTTCGAGCAGCTGCTTCAGACCGGGTCGGCGCAGTAGCGGCGTATTTGTACACCGCTAACCCGACGGTTGCGGCGGCGAGGAACGCGAGCGCCGGCCACACCCAAAACGGTACAGCCTCGTACCACATGATAGCGCGCGACAGCAGCAGGACGACGGCCACGGTAAAAACCGGGCTGACCAGGTGGCTCAGCGACCACGTTGGCCGGCGCCACGCCCGGAAGGACTCGTAGGCCAACGCACCTACGCACGTGGCGACAAGAATGTAGCTGATCATCACTTATCTGTCCCTTCGAGTTCTTTGAGCAGGTCCACGGCGAGCCCGTCGACCCACATGCTGCTGGAGTTAGCGACGAACACGGCATCCTCGCCGTCCGGGGACCACAGGAGCATGGTCCTGAATCCACCGGTCCCGCCGTTGTGGAAGGTGTACTCGGTCCCACCTATCTCCCTGTTGCCCCACCCGTACTCGGGGCGGCCGTGGTCGGCGACCCACCGCGCATACTTCGCCATGTCCGCCGGGGTGGAGCGGATGGCGCCCGTCGGGGCCCAGCCGTCCATGTCCCAGGGCTCAACGGTGCGACCCTGCAAGCCGAGTCCTCGGGAGCTGTACTCTCCGGAGCCGGACGTCGCGAGGTACGTCTCATCCATGCCTGCGGGCTCGAGGATTGAGGTGCGCAGCAATTCCTCGTAACTGACGTTCGCGTTGCGGGCCAGAAGCTGCCCGAGAAGGGCGTGGCCGTAGTTGGAGTAGTTGCGCTGGCCGCGATTCTTCAGCTCTGCGTCGCCCGCGTGGGAGATAATCTCATCGGCTGTCGCCTCGCGGTAGGGGTTGCCGTGGAATAAAACCGCAGGTATGCGGTTGCTCAAAAGTTCGGCGGGCACAGAGCTCAACCCGGCGGTGTGGTTGGCGAGCTCTTCCATGGTGACGTCGGCGATCGGGGCGCCGGGGACGTCGATAAGCTCGCCGACTGTTGTTGCAAGCGTGATGTCGCCGCTTGTAATCTGCTGGCGCAGTAGCTCGGCGTTGAAGGTTTTGGTGATGGAGCCGATTTCGAATTCCGTGTGCTCGTCGGCGTCGAGGCCGCCAAAGCGGACGTTGCCGTTGTCGAGGAAGAAGGCGGCGAGGTCGTTGTGCCCGGGTTCGGCGTTGTTGCGAAGCGCGCTGGAGACGGACGCATCGCCCGTGGCGTGCGTGCCCACCGTGATCGGGCGGGGCCCGAGAAGCAGCATCACGGTCAGTGTGGCGATTACGGCGAGGCCGCTGGCGGCCAGAGCAGTCGGTTTCATCAGTGGGCCTCGCACGCTGTGATGATCACCATCAGTGGAATGACGCGGGCGGGGGGAATGGCGTACCCGCCGTCGCGCTTGGTCACCCAACCCGCGGCGTGTAGCGCGCCCAGGTGGTGGTAAGCCGTACCCGTGGAGGAGACGATGCCTTCCGACACGAGCTCGGCAACAGTGGCGGGAGCTCCCAAAAGGCGGCGCAGGATCTCTCCGCGCTGCGGGTGGGCGAGTGCGGACAGGCGCGAGATCTCGTCCTCCCAGGGGCTGTCTGTAACCCAGTGGGTGGGACGGGACCACTCGTATTCGTAGTGGCCGATGCCGGTGTCGACGGCCCCGCCGAACGTGACGGCGCCGTCGATGAGGTCGTCGTTGTCTTTGATCGCCTCGATGAGGGCGAAGGCGGGGGGCTGTTGCTGGGGAGGCGTGAAATGGGCTTCGAGCTGCGCGACGCGCCGCTCGAGGGCGGCGACGCGGTCAATGTCTATGTTCATGATTCTAGAATAACAGAAATATAGAAGCGAAGGCTCCCAACTAACTCTGCGGCCCGATAGCGCATTGAGGTCTTCGCGGTTCGTCCCCAATACACGCGGTACGATCAGCCCATGGCTGGTGGAGCGGGGTCCGAGGGGCGATATCTCCGCCGAGACGATCCTTCTGGCCGCGGAGGAACTTCTCGCCAGCCACGGGCCCGGAGCGCTGACGCAGCGCCGCATCGCGAAACAGGCCGGGGTCAGTCCCACAGCCCTCTACACCTATGCCGCCGACCTGGAGGAGATCCGGATAGAGCTAGGCGACAGGTTCCTCGGAGCAATCGATACAGGGCTGTTGCTTATCGACGATCCCGAAACCGCGCTTGCGACCTTCCTCCAGCACGTGCAGAAGCTCTTCACCGATAACCCCGGTCACGCCCAGCTTCTCGCGCAACAGCGCATCGCGGGACCCAACGCCCTGAAACTCAACGAAACACTACTGACGTTTTTCCAGGTTGCGGTGGGGCACAGTGCCGAGGCTGCGGCCGGCATCACCGGTGTGCACACCGAGTGGGTCTACGGGCATGCCCTCATTGCCGCCGACAACGGTGTCACCCGCGGTTTCGCCCGCGCCCTCGGACGGCAGGAGATGTCGCGATACCCCCTGACGGCGGCGATGATCGGTCAGGCTGGCCCCGGCCTTGATTTTCGGGCCGGAGATGAGATTGTCCGCGGCCTCATGGTGCGGGCGTTGACGTCCCCGCCGACCGGCGGCCGGGGGCAAGCGCAACAGCCGCCAACACGAGAGCTGTGAAGGTGATGCCCGCGACTACCCAATGGTCGGCGGCGCTGGGGCCGGCGGGCAGGCTGATCAGATTCAAAGTGGACAGGGGCAGAGCGTGCGCGAAGGCAGCCGGCCATGGAGAACCGAAACGGTGGGCTGTCGCGCTGAGCAACAAACCGAGCGCGAAGAGCGTAAGCGTCGAGGTCAGCGCAGCATCCAGCGGCAGGACGCCTTGGTAGACCATGGTCCCGTGGAGCGGGAGATGGAAAATCACCCACAGCCCCGAGATTACGGCCGAGGAGCGCCAAACACCGGTATCGCCCAGGCATGAGTGAAGGAACCCGCGCCATGCCACATCCTCGCCGAGAGTGCTCAGTGAGAACAGCAGTGTCGCCGGAGCAATGAACGCCAGCGCCCGCAGGTAGAAGCTGGCAGAATGGGGCTCGCCAACTCCAGCAGCAAGCGCGACGGCCGCCGCGATGGCGTAGGTGCTCAGCAGCACACCCACGGCAACCAGGCTGCCGATGACGGCTCTGCGCCAGGGGGTGCGAAGCCGAAACCAGCCCAGCACGTCGCGCTGGCGATACGCCACGATCACCGTTGCTGCGACAATGGCGGGAATCCACCTGGCGACGATGACGAACCAATTGGGGATAACGACGTCGAGCATGAGGAAAGCCCCGCACACTGCCGTGATGGCCAGCACGACGGCAACGGAAAACGTCAGTGCCATCGACCGGCGTAGTTTATTTGAGCGCTGCACAAATTGGAGCATACCAGGCCGGAGGTCGGGTGGCAGTGGAATACTTAGCGCAGCATCGCGCCGATGATGCGCCCCAGGTCCCCGATCTGCGAGACCTCGGAGGCGAGGAAGTCCGGCCCGCCGATGCGTCCCACCACCAGCACCAAGTCGGTGCCGGCCAGCGGGGAGATGGCCAGGGTGGTGTCCAGCAGCCACCAGGCCTCGGGCACCCACGTGTCGGTTTCGGGGTGGAGGATGCGCGCGGTGGTGACGTCGACAAGCTGCGGTGTCGTTCCGTCGTCGCCGGGGGCGGCCTGGGATGCGGCGATGCGCACGAGGCCGTCGGGGGTCTCGCGCACGACCACGGCCCACGACGAGGTCATGGCCTTCGGCATGACGGAGACCAGCTCGGCCGTCGCGGCAGAGACGTCGTCGGTGACACCCGCGATGCGCGCGAGCATCTGAACCTGCCCGCGGCGGTCCACCCGGCCGGTGAAGGGGCGGATCGAGTCGACTTCCACCCCTTCGACGGAGCTGGCGGCGGTAATCAGAGCGTCGGCAAGCGTGCCCGTGGGAAGTTCCACCACGATGTCGTCGGTGACCACGGCGCCGCGGCCTTCCCGCTCCAGCTGGACGATGTCCACGGAGCGGATGTCGGCGTCGATCATGCCGAACGCTTCCGCGAGTTCGCCGAGGCTTCCCGGGACGTCCGGCAGATGGACGCGGATGAGGTAAGACATGCATCAAGTTATATCACTGGCAGTGACCCAGATCCCTCAACCGGAGTGTCCGGCCGGTGACGTAAGATGAGGGCGTTTGCTAGTTTCAGCCGCAATTACGAGGATAGGAACCACATTGTCGGAGAACTCCATTTCCCGAGACGAGGTGTCCCGCATCGCGCGTCTCGCCCGCATCGCCCTGACAGATGAGGAGCTCGACCAGATCGCGCCGCAGCTCGACCACATCGTCGACGCCGTGTCCAAGGTGCAGCAGGTGGACACCCAGGGAGTCGAGCCGATGAGCCACCCGCACTCCATCGACGCCGGGATGCGCCCGGATGTGGAGAAGAAGACGCTGACGCAGGAGCAGGCGCTCGACCAGGCGCCGGCCGCGCAGGACGAGCGTTTCGTGGTTCCGCAGATTCTTGGGGAAGGGGAGTAGGGCCATGACCGATTACGTGATTCCGTCCGATGGGCTGATTTCCCTCCCGGCCCACGAGCTGTCGCGGAAGATCCAGGCAGGCGAGGTGACCTCCCGCGAGGTCACCCAGGCGTTCCTCGACCGCATCGCGGAGACCGACTCCGAGCTCGGCGCCTTCCTGCACGTGAGCGCGGAGGCGGCCCTGGCCGCGGCCGACGCGGTGGACGCGCAGGTCGCCGCAGGGGAGGCGCCGGCGTCTGCGCTGGCGGGCGTGCCGCTGGCGCTCAAGGACCTGCTCGTGACCACCGACGCGCCCACGACCGCCGCGTCCAAGATACTCGAGGGCTACATGAGCCCGTACGACGCCACCGTGGTGACCAAGCTGCGCGAGGCGGGTATCCCGATCATCGGCAAGACCAACCTCGACGAGTTCGCCATGGGCTCCTCCGGCGAGAACTCCGCGTACTACCCGACGAAGAACCCCCACGATCTCACCCGCGTCCCCGGCGGCTCCGGCTCCGGCACCGCCGCCGCGCTCGCCGCGGGACAGGCGCCGCTGGGCATCGGCACCGACACCGGCGGCTCCATCCGCCAGCCCGCCTCCCTGACCGGCACCGTGGGAGCGAAGCCGACCTACGGCGGGGTGTCCCGCTACGGCGTGATCGCCAACGCGTCGTCGCTCGACCAGGTCGGGCCGTGCGCCAACACCGTGCTGGACACCGCCCTGCTGCACGAGATCATCGCCGGCCACGACGAGTTCGACGCGACCTCCGTCGACCGCCCCGTCCCGGCGGTTGTCGCCGCCGCGCGCGAAGGTGCGTCCGGGGATTTGAGCGGCGTGAAGATCGGCCGCGTAAAGCAGTTCTCCCGCCCCGGCACCCAGGACGGCGTGAACGAGGTCATCGAGGCCGCCTTCGCGCAGCTCGCCCGGCAGGGCGCGGAGATCATCGAGGTCGACTGCCCCAACTTCGACAACGTCATGGG containing:
- the gatA gene encoding Asp-tRNA(Asn)/Glu-tRNA(Gln) amidotransferase subunit GatA — protein: MTDYVIPSDGLISLPAHELSRKIQAGEVTSREVTQAFLDRIAETDSELGAFLHVSAEAALAAADAVDAQVAAGEAPASALAGVPLALKDLLVTTDAPTTAASKILEGYMSPYDATVVTKLREAGIPIIGKTNLDEFAMGSSGENSAYYPTKNPHDLTRVPGGSGSGTAAALAAGQAPLGIGTDTGGSIRQPASLTGTVGAKPTYGGVSRYGVIANASSLDQVGPCANTVLDTALLHEIIAGHDEFDATSVDRPVPAVVAAAREGASGDLSGVKIGRVKQFSRPGTQDGVNEVIEAAFAQLARQGAEIIEVDCPNFDNVMGAYYLIQTSEVSSNLARFDGMRYGLRAGDDGTRSAEEVMALTRGEGFGDEVKRRIILGTYALSVGYYDAYYLQAQRVRNLVAQDFRAAFDQVDVIAGPAVPTTAFPLGDKIDDPLAMYNFDLFTLPLNLAGLPGMSVPAGTASDTNLPVGLQLIAPAFEDDRMYRVGAAFEAGRR
- the gatC gene encoding Asp-tRNA(Asn)/Glu-tRNA(Gln) amidotransferase subunit GatC: MSENSISRDEVSRIARLARIALTDEELDQIAPQLDHIVDAVSKVQQVDTQGVEPMSHPHSIDAGMRPDVEKKTLTQEQALDQAPAAQDERFVVPQILGEGE
- a CDS encoding CPBP family glutamic-type intramembrane protease is translated as MALTFSVAVVLAITAVCGAFLMLDVVIPNWFVIVARWIPAIVAATVIVAYRQRDVLGWFRLRTPWRRAVIGSLVAVGVLLSTYAIAAAVALAAGVGEPHSASFYLRALAFIAPATLLFSLSTLGEDVAWRGFLHSCLGDTGVWRSSAVISGLWVIFHLPLHGTMVYQGVLPLDAALTSTLTLFALGLLLSATAHRFGSPWPAAFAHALPLSTLNLISLPAGPSAADHWVVAGITFTALVLAAVALAPGRRSAGTSTPAP
- a CDS encoding TetR/AcrR family transcriptional regulator is translated as MERGPRGDISAETILLAAEELLASHGPGALTQRRIAKQAGVSPTALYTYAADLEEIRIELGDRFLGAIDTGLLLIDDPETALATFLQHVQKLFTDNPGHAQLLAQQRIAGPNALKLNETLLTFFQVAVGHSAEAAAGITGVHTEWVYGHALIAADNGVTRGFARALGRQEMSRYPLTAAMIGQAGPGLDFRAGDEIVRGLMVRALTSPPTGGRGQAQQPPTREL
- a CDS encoding ArsR/SmtB family transcription factor; protein product: MNIDIDRVAALERRVAQLEAHFTPPQQQPPAFALIEAIKDNDDLIDGAVTFGGAVDTGIGHYEYEWSRPTHWVTDSPWEDEISRLSALAHPQRGEILRRLLGAPATVAELVSEGIVSSTGTAYHHLGALHAAGWVTKRDGGYAIPPARVIPLMVIITACEAH
- a CDS encoding serine hydrolase domain-containing protein, producing MKPTALAASGLAVIATLTVMLLLGPRPITVGTHATGDASVSSALRNNAEPGHNDLAAFFLDNGNVRFGGLDADEHTEFEIGSITKTFNAELLRQQITSGDITLATTVGELIDVPGAPIADVTMEELANHTAGLSSVPAELLSNRIPAVLFHGNPYREATADEIISHAGDAELKNRGQRNYSNYGHALLGQLLARNANVSYEELLRTSILEPAGMDETYLATSGSGEYSSRGLGLQGRTVEPWDMDGWAPTGAIRSTPADMAKYARWVADHGRPEYGWGNREIGGTEYTFHNGGTGGFRTMLLWSPDGEDAVFVANSSSMWVDGLAVDLLKELEGTDK
- a CDS encoding ACT domain-containing protein, with protein sequence MSYLIRVHLPDVPGSLGELAEAFGMIDADIRSVDIVQLEREGRGAVVTDDIVVELPTGTLADALITAASSVEGVEVDSIRPFTGRVDRRGQVQMLARIAGVTDDVSAATAELVSVMPKAMTSSWAVVVRETPDGLVRIAASQAAPGDDGTTPQLVDVTTARILHPETDTWVPEAWWLLDTTLAISPLAGTDLVLVVGRIGGPDFLASEVSQIGDLGRIIGAMLR